The Fluviicola sp. genome contains a region encoding:
- the hxpB gene encoding hexitol phosphatase HxpB, with the protein MNLSKFDGVIYDMDGVLTDSEPLWKIAMEDVFRSVGCPLTKEDFQQTVGLRIDEVIAYWYQVSPWPDATPKDVENAIVRRMVELLTERATPLPGVIESLEFFASKGLKIGLATSSYQVLIDCILDTLQIRHFFQAIHSAEFELYGKPHPAVYLTTAKSLGLDPRRCLVIEDSLNGIISGKAARMTVFCVPEKTHHPEPKLMLADAQFEDLSELVRSFNSVTV; encoded by the coding sequence ATGAATCTCAGCAAGTTTGACGGAGTGATTTATGACATGGACGGAGTGCTTACCGACTCGGAACCTTTGTGGAAAATTGCCATGGAAGACGTATTCAGAAGTGTGGGTTGCCCGCTTACCAAAGAAGATTTTCAGCAAACGGTGGGATTGCGCATCGATGAAGTGATTGCTTATTGGTACCAGGTTTCCCCGTGGCCGGATGCAACTCCGAAAGATGTGGAAAATGCCATTGTGCGGCGCATGGTGGAATTACTGACCGAACGCGCCACTCCACTTCCCGGTGTGATAGAATCCCTGGAGTTTTTTGCTTCGAAGGGACTGAAAATCGGTTTGGCGACTTCTTCTTACCAGGTTTTGATCGACTGTATCCTGGATACTTTGCAGATCCGCCATTTTTTCCAGGCCATCCATTCCGCAGAATTCGAATTGTACGGAAAACCTCATCCTGCCGTTTACTTAACGACCGCAAAAAGCCTGGGTCTGGACCCCAGACGCTGCTTGGTGATCGAAGATTCCCTGAACGGGATTATTTCCGGGAAAGCAGCCCGGATGACCGTATTTTGTGTACCTGAAAAAACGCATCATCCAGAACCGAAACTGATGTTGGCCGATGCACAATTTGAGGATCTGAGTGAGTTGGTCCGTTCTTTTAATTCAGTAACAGTATGA
- a CDS encoding DUF3109 family protein, translating to MVAIDDKLISTEVFDRKFVCDLNACKGACCVEGDGGAPLTFEEVDIMEEILDDVMPFMRPEGIEAVQKSGVFYMDPWNEPASTLVNGKECAFVYFDDQGITKCAIEQAYLSGKTTWKKPVSCHLYPIRVKKLSEGLALNYEEWNICKPACACGEKLDVPVYKFLREPLIRAFGEEFYADLEGIDKTLKEEGLGE from the coding sequence ATCGTAGCGATAGATGATAAATTGATTTCCACGGAAGTATTCGACCGCAAATTTGTGTGCGACCTGAACGCCTGCAAAGGCGCGTGCTGCGTGGAAGGTGACGGTGGAGCTCCGCTTACTTTCGAGGAAGTAGACATTATGGAAGAAATCCTGGACGATGTGATGCCCTTCATGCGCCCGGAAGGAATTGAAGCCGTACAAAAATCGGGGGTGTTTTACATGGACCCGTGGAACGAACCTGCATCGACCTTAGTGAACGGCAAGGAATGCGCCTTTGTGTATTTTGACGACCAGGGAATTACCAAATGTGCGATTGAACAGGCGTATTTATCCGGGAAAACGACCTGGAAAAAACCGGTTTCCTGCCATTTGTACCCGATCCGCGTCAAAAAACTGAGCGAGGGCCTTGCCTTGAACTACGAAGAATGGAATATCTGCAAACCGGCTTGTGCGTGCGGCGAAAAACTGGATGTTCCGGTATACAAATTCCTGCGCGAACCACTCATCCGCGCATTCGGCGAAGAATTCTACGCAGACCTGGAAGGTATCGACAAAACGTTGAAAGAAGAAGGGTTGGGAGAGTAA
- a CDS encoding PD-(D/E)XK nuclease family protein: METFVNRIVSYMDEHALNFQNACIVVPSERMIAYLQRAFYEFYQKPILSPKIVTIDRWIQDINPIPVLDKTSLLFELYDIFKKDPVEINVDSFDSFMAWGQILLSDFDEIDRYLVPADQLFKNLRDIREIENWSFNSEELSKGQIQFMAFWDKLKPYYFALEERLNEKSLTTKGKAYRYLANNIDLAFAADKDTQFVFAGFNALSESEISIMRQLSIMGRASILMDSDAFYFNDNIHEAGQFQRDLCKRLELKTLPFIENHLSTKEMHIRVVECPQFTSQAQVVGSELKKLNSAQLNETLVLLADESLLSSILKHLPAEIGQANITVGLPLRQTSLRSWVDLIFRLQESFLRRGNSSIYYRDFIQFAHHPFILGVLSAEEKKEIQDIESRIINHNWHFLDRKKLDLSERLSELNKLIFEPWKNDWLKGIQVIQQLNEKLDLWLEEKNELERAIVRRFAHATIVLQNIMSTQSPLMSISSFRNLFNGNWSNETIAYFGNPLEGLQIMGLLETRGLDFKRIFVFGLNEGSMPPQNAINTIIPMDLRKYFGLPTPREKQGLFAHHFYRLLHHAEEMLITYSSASESVGSSEPSRYIQQIELELAQVNPHVHIQKSFYTAGNKEKVGTTVIEKTDEVINRIYEVLNGGISFSMLDKFMSCPLDFYYRYVLRFGEENKVEEDIESSTLGTIIHYVLETLFAPFIDRFDESGRKISGKAVTEDDLQRMEKDVPLLVSKSFELHFSEDRNSWQTGTNHINFEVAKEMVQNVLRRDRTILKENPQKALFILGLERRLETLIPIVPDSGSSKPIEVRLSGICDRIDQFDGVHRIIDYKSGSVSQDKVELKKTANQESYEEAILTNRRKGNSQQKHVLQLLIYCYLYYKETGILTDQAGIFSFRSIKESPHFLKLPDDIRKEDIPEFLEQILKQTISDMLDQSVPFEHNKDSKFCAYCN; this comes from the coding sequence ATGGAAACATTTGTAAACAGGATTGTGAGTTACATGGATGAACATGCACTGAATTTTCAGAATGCATGCATTGTCGTTCCATCCGAACGTATGATCGCGTATTTACAACGTGCGTTCTACGAATTTTACCAAAAGCCCATCCTGTCGCCCAAGATCGTGACAATTGACCGCTGGATCCAGGATATCAACCCGATTCCGGTGCTTGATAAAACCAGCTTGCTGTTTGAATTGTACGATATTTTCAAAAAGGACCCGGTGGAAATCAACGTGGATTCTTTTGACTCGTTTATGGCCTGGGGGCAAATATTGCTGAGCGATTTCGATGAAATAGACCGTTACCTGGTGCCCGCCGACCAATTGTTTAAAAACCTTCGGGATATCCGGGAAATCGAGAATTGGTCGTTTAATTCGGAAGAATTGTCCAAAGGTCAGATCCAGTTCATGGCTTTTTGGGACAAGCTGAAACCTTATTATTTTGCACTCGAAGAACGGTTGAATGAAAAATCGCTGACGACCAAGGGAAAAGCGTACCGCTACCTGGCAAACAACATCGATTTGGCTTTTGCGGCCGATAAAGATACCCAGTTCGTATTCGCAGGATTCAACGCGCTTTCGGAGTCGGAAATTTCGATTATGAGGCAACTTTCGATCATGGGCAGGGCTTCGATCCTTATGGATTCCGATGCGTTCTATTTCAACGACAATATTCACGAAGCCGGGCAGTTCCAGCGCGATTTGTGTAAAAGGCTCGAATTGAAAACGCTGCCGTTTATCGAAAATCACCTCAGTACGAAGGAAATGCATATCCGCGTGGTGGAATGTCCGCAGTTTACTTCGCAGGCGCAGGTGGTGGGGAGCGAATTGAAAAAGCTGAATTCCGCTCAGTTAAACGAAACACTCGTGCTTTTGGCCGATGAAAGCTTGCTGAGTTCCATTTTGAAACACCTTCCGGCCGAGATCGGACAGGCGAATATTACCGTTGGTTTGCCCCTGAGACAAACTTCCCTGCGTTCCTGGGTCGACCTGATTTTCAGGCTGCAGGAATCGTTTTTAAGAAGAGGAAATTCCAGTATTTACTACCGGGATTTCATTCAATTTGCGCACCATCCGTTTATTTTGGGGGTACTTTCCGCTGAAGAAAAGAAAGAAATCCAGGACATCGAATCGCGGATCATCAACCACAACTGGCACTTCCTCGACCGGAAAAAACTGGACCTGAGCGAACGCCTGTCCGAGTTGAACAAACTGATCTTTGAACCCTGGAAAAACGATTGGCTGAAAGGAATCCAGGTCATTCAGCAACTCAACGAAAAGCTGGACCTGTGGCTCGAGGAAAAGAACGAACTGGAACGTGCCATTGTTCGCAGGTTTGCGCATGCAACGATCGTTTTGCAAAACATCATGAGCACCCAATCTCCGCTGATGAGCATTTCGTCGTTCCGGAACCTGTTCAATGGAAACTGGAGCAACGAAACCATCGCTTATTTCGGGAATCCGCTGGAAGGCTTGCAGATCATGGGACTTTTGGAAACCCGCGGACTGGATTTCAAGCGCATCTTTGTGTTTGGTTTGAACGAAGGTTCCATGCCGCCTCAAAACGCCATCAACACCATCATCCCGATGGATTTGCGCAAGTATTTCGGGTTGCCGACACCGCGTGAAAAACAGGGATTGTTTGCTCATCACTTTTACCGCTTGCTCCATCACGCCGAAGAAATGCTCATTACCTATTCGAGCGCTTCGGAATCTGTGGGATCGAGTGAACCGAGCCGTTACATTCAGCAAATCGAATTGGAACTCGCACAGGTCAACCCGCATGTGCACATCCAAAAGTCGTTTTACACAGCCGGGAACAAGGAAAAAGTCGGGACTACGGTCATTGAGAAAACAGACGAGGTCATTAATCGCATTTACGAAGTACTGAACGGTGGGATCAGCTTCTCCATGCTGGATAAGTTCATGAGCTGTCCGCTGGATTTCTATTACCGCTACGTATTGCGTTTCGGGGAAGAGAACAAGGTTGAAGAAGACATTGAAAGCAGCACGCTCGGAACGATTATCCACTACGTGCTCGAAACACTTTTTGCACCGTTTATTGACCGGTTCGATGAATCGGGGAGAAAGATTTCAGGCAAAGCGGTTACGGAAGACGACCTGCAGCGGATGGAGAAAGACGTTCCGCTTTTGGTGAGCAAAAGTTTCGAGTTGCACTTCTCGGAAGACCGCAATTCCTGGCAAACGGGAACCAACCACATCAACTTTGAAGTGGCGAAAGAAATGGTTCAGAACGTGCTTCGCCGTGACCGGACCATTTTGAAGGAAAATCCACAGAAAGCCTTGTTTATCCTGGGACTGGAAAGAAGACTGGAAACATTGATCCCGATTGTTCCGGATTCCGGTTCTTCAAAACCGATCGAAGTACGCCTTTCGGGTATTTGCGACCGCATCGACCAGTTTGACGGTGTTCACCGGATCATTGACTACAAATCCGGAAGTGTGAGCCAGGACAAAGTGGAGCTAAAGAAAACGGCCAACCAGGAAAGTTACGAAGAAGCCATTCTGACTAATCGCCGCAAGGGAAATTCCCAGCAAAAACACGTGCTGCAGCTGTTGATCTATTGCTACCTCTACTACAAAGAAACCGGCATTCTGACCGACCAGGCAGGAATTTTCTCCTTCCGGTCCATCAAGGAAAGCCCGCATTTCCTGAAACTCCCCGACGACATCCGCAAAGAAGACATCCCCGAGTTCCTGGAGCAAATCCTCAAACAGACCATTTCCGACATGCTGGACCAAAGCGTTCCTTTCGAGCACAACAAAGACTCGAAGTTCTGCGCTTATTGTAATTAA